CAAAGCACATTGGTACACCCCACTGCAGATTGGGTCTACAAGGAGACCAGAAAAATCATCCCGAATATCAGTCTTGGTACAGTTTATCGTAATTTGAACCAGCTTGTAGAGAGTGGGCGCCTCCTCAAACTAAAAGATGAGGCCATGGTGCGCTATGATGGCAATACTGGTCAACACGATCATTTCAGTTGCTCGGTATGTGGTAAATGGTATGATATTGA
This genomic interval from Candidatus Neomarinimicrobiota bacterium contains the following:
- a CDS encoding transcriptional repressor produces the protein MEPIKQRYSHQRETILSVVQSTLVHPTADWVYKETRKIIPNISLGTVYRNLNQLVESGRLLKLKDEAMVRYDGNTGQHDHFSCSVCGKWYDIELLDPSIFKSFAEKYDFKIESINLELEGTCKDCLDS